In one window of Paenibacillus sp. J23TS9 DNA:
- a CDS encoding UvrB/UvrC motif-containing protein produces MLCQECGKRPATLHFTKIVNGEKNEFHICETCAREKGEMIPGTSGGFSIHSLLSGLLDFETAGKGTASSSVKAPQSLRCEECGMTYSQFSKIGRFGCSSCYKYFGDRLDPLFKRVHGNTVHVGKVPKRSGGRIQLKRKIDDLKLELQQCIQQEEFEEAAQLRDQIRTLEKEMAGQ; encoded by the coding sequence ATGCTTTGTCAAGAATGCGGAAAGAGACCCGCAACGCTGCATTTCACTAAAATTGTAAACGGTGAGAAAAATGAGTTCCACATTTGTGAAACCTGTGCGAGGGAAAAAGGGGAAATGATTCCTGGCACCTCGGGAGGATTCTCTATACACAGCCTATTATCAGGACTGCTTGATTTTGAAACCGCGGGAAAAGGGACGGCAAGTAGTAGCGTCAAAGCGCCACAATCCCTGCGATGTGAAGAATGCGGAATGACGTATTCGCAATTTAGCAAAATAGGCCGGTTCGGCTGCAGCTCCTGTTATAAATATTTTGGCGACCGCCTGGATCCTCTCTTCAAGAGAGTGCACGGGAATACGGTGCATGTCGGCAAAGTGCCGAAGAGAAGCGGCGGACGGATCCAATTAAAACGCAAAATCGATGATCTTAAGCTCGAACTGCAGCAGTGTATTCAGCAGGAGGAATTTGAAGAAGCTGCCCAGCTTAGAGACCAGATCAGAACACTTGAAAAAGAAATGGCAGGACAGTAA
- a CDS encoding CtsR family transcriptional regulator, with product MRNISDIIEQYLKGILHESPEGLIEIQRNDLADHFSCVPSQINYVISTRFTLEKGYLVESKRGGGGYIRIQRIELPQHSALHTHLHTTIGSTIDQTVAEGLIYQLEEARFLSKREACMMRAAISREILLVKLPFRDEIRARIMKAMLISLLGK from the coding sequence ATGCGTAATATCTCTGATATTATTGAACAATATCTGAAGGGTATTTTGCATGAAAGTCCCGAAGGATTGATCGAAATACAGCGTAATGATCTGGCGGACCATTTTTCCTGTGTACCCTCCCAGATCAATTATGTGATAAGCACAAGATTTACGCTGGAGAAGGGCTATCTCGTGGAAAGCAAGCGCGGAGGCGGCGGTTATATCCGGATTCAACGTATTGAGCTTCCGCAACATTCGGCGCTCCATACTCATCTACATACGACGATTGGCAGTACGATTGATCAAACCGTCGCAGAAGGGCTGATTTACCAGTTGGAGGAAGCCCGGTTTTTGAGTAAACGGGAAGCGTGCATGATGCGGGCTGCCATATCCAGAGAGATCCTATTGGTCAAACTTCCCTTTAGGGATGAGATACGTGCAAGGATAATGAAAGCGATGCTGATTTCTTTGCTAGGCAAATGA
- the clpC gene encoding ATP-dependent protease ATP-binding subunit ClpC, which produces MMFGRFTERAQKVLALAQEEAVRLGHNNIGTEHILLGLIREGDGIAAKALIGLGLGLEKIQDEVETLIGRGQEQPTNIAYTPRAKKVIELSMDEARKLGHTYVGTEHILLGLIREGEGVAARVLNNLGISLNKARQQVLQLLGSSEAVSSHHGSQANVSTPTLDSLARDLTAAAKEGNLDPVIGRSNEIERVIQVLSRRTKNNPVLIGEPGVGKTAIAEGLAQKIINNEIPETLRDKRVMTLDMGSVVAGTKYRGEFEDRLKKIMDEIRQAGNIVLFIDELHTLIGAGGAEGAIDASNILKPSLARGELQCIGATTLDEYRKYIEKDAALERRFQPITVDQPSPEEAIQILFGLRDRYEAHHRVKITDEAIVEAVKLSDRYIPDRFLPDKAIDLIDEAGSKVRLHTYTIPPNLKELESRLEDIRKEKDSAVQSQEFEKAAALRDTEQKIREELEITKNQWKEKQGRTDSEVTPEDIAQVVASWTGIPVRKLKEEETERLLNMESILHERVIGQEEAVKAVSRAVRRSRAGLKDPKRPIGSFIFLGPTGVGKTELARALAEAMFGDENAVIRIDMSEYMEKHSTSRLVGAPPGYVGYEEGGQLTEKVRRKPYSVVLLDEIEKAHPEVFNILLQVLEDGRLTDSKGRVVDFRNTLIILTSNVGADAIKKNSTMGFTALADAGADYNNMKDKVMGELKKSFRPEFLNRIDEIIVFHSLEEKHIAEIVTLMSDELRKRLREYDVDFILTEKGKAFLAKEGYDPAFGARPLRRAIQKHIEDRLSEELLTGNVVKGDSLVIDEENGELTVKKNDNVSANS; this is translated from the coding sequence ATGATGTTCGGAAGATTTACGGAACGCGCTCAGAAAGTGCTGGCACTCGCTCAAGAGGAAGCCGTTCGTTTGGGACATAACAACATCGGTACAGAGCATATTTTGCTTGGACTGATTCGCGAGGGTGACGGCATTGCTGCTAAAGCATTGATCGGTCTTGGACTCGGACTTGAAAAGATCCAGGATGAAGTGGAGACACTCATCGGCAGAGGACAGGAGCAGCCGACCAATATCGCCTATACTCCGCGCGCCAAAAAAGTCATTGAATTGTCTATGGATGAAGCCCGTAAGCTGGGTCATACGTATGTGGGCACAGAGCATATTCTGCTCGGCCTGATCCGTGAAGGTGAAGGTGTAGCCGCACGTGTGCTCAACAATCTTGGCATCAGCCTGAACAAGGCACGTCAGCAGGTACTGCAGCTGCTGGGCAGCAGTGAGGCCGTATCAAGCCATCATGGCTCTCAGGCGAATGTCAGCACCCCAACACTGGATAGTCTGGCCCGTGACCTGACGGCAGCCGCTAAGGAAGGCAACCTCGATCCGGTGATCGGACGAAGCAATGAAATTGAACGTGTCATCCAGGTGCTTAGCCGCCGGACGAAGAACAACCCGGTTCTGATCGGTGAGCCGGGCGTAGGTAAAACGGCGATCGCAGAAGGGCTTGCCCAAAAAATCATTAACAATGAAATTCCGGAAACGCTTCGTGACAAACGCGTTATGACGCTGGATATGGGTTCGGTTGTCGCAGGTACCAAGTACCGCGGTGAATTCGAGGACCGTCTTAAAAAGATTATGGATGAAATCCGCCAAGCCGGAAATATCGTGCTGTTTATCGATGAGCTTCATACATTGATCGGTGCAGGCGGCGCTGAAGGTGCGATTGATGCCTCTAATATCCTGAAGCCTTCTTTGGCCCGTGGAGAACTGCAATGCATCGGTGCCACAACGCTGGATGAGTACCGTAAATACATTGAGAAGGATGCCGCTTTGGAACGCCGTTTCCAGCCAATCACGGTGGATCAGCCTTCTCCGGAAGAAGCGATTCAGATTCTGTTTGGCCTGCGTGACCGTTATGAAGCGCATCACCGCGTGAAAATTACAGATGAAGCGATCGTCGAGGCTGTTAAGCTGTCCGACCGCTATATTCCTGACCGGTTCCTGCCGGATAAAGCGATTGACCTGATTGACGAGGCCGGCTCCAAAGTAAGGCTTCATACTTATACGATACCGCCAAACCTGAAAGAGCTGGAGAGCCGTCTCGAAGACATCCGCAAGGAAAAGGATTCCGCTGTCCAAAGCCAGGAATTTGAAAAAGCGGCTGCGCTACGTGATACCGAGCAGAAGATTCGTGAAGAGCTCGAAATTACGAAGAATCAGTGGAAAGAAAAACAGGGCCGTACCGATTCCGAAGTTACACCAGAAGATATTGCACAGGTGGTAGCCAGCTGGACTGGTATCCCGGTACGCAAGCTCAAGGAAGAGGAAACCGAGCGTCTGCTCAACATGGAGTCCATTCTGCATGAGCGTGTAATTGGCCAGGAAGAGGCCGTCAAGGCCGTCAGCCGTGCTGTACGTCGTTCACGTGCCGGTCTGAAGGATCCGAAGCGTCCGATTGGTTCGTTTATCTTCCTGGGACCTACGGGTGTTGGTAAAACCGAGCTGGCCCGCGCATTGGCAGAAGCTATGTTCGGCGACGAAAATGCAGTCATCCGCATTGATATGTCCGAGTATATGGAGAAGCACTCCACGTCCAGACTTGTCGGAGCGCCTCCAGGATATGTGGGTTATGAGGAAGGCGGGCAGCTGACGGAGAAAGTACGCCGCAAGCCATACTCTGTTGTCCTTCTGGATGAGATTGAAAAAGCACATCCGGAAGTATTCAATATCCTGCTGCAGGTCCTTGAAGATGGACGTCTGACCGACTCCAAGGGACGTGTCGTCGATTTCCGTAACACGCTGATTATCCTGACTTCGAACGTGGGAGCAGATGCGATCAAAAAGAATTCCACCATGGGCTTTACCGCGTTGGCTGATGCAGGCGCCGATTATAACAACATGAAGGATAAGGTCATGGGCGAGCTGAAGAAGAGCTTCCGTCCAGAGTTCCTGAACCGGATCGACGAAATCATCGTCTTCCACTCGCTGGAAGAGAAGCATATCGCGGAGATCGTAACGCTGATGTCCGACGAGCTGCGTAAACGCCTGCGTGAATATGATGTAGACTTCATACTCACGGAGAAGGGCAAGGCATTCCTGGCCAAGGAAGGGTATGATCCTGCATTTGGAGCCCGTCCGCTCCGTCGTGCGATTCAGAAGCATATCGAGGACCGTTTGTCCGAAGAGCTTCTGACCGGCAATGTTGTCAAAGGTGATTCGCTTGTAATCGATGAGGAAAATGGCGAATTGACAGTGAAGAAAAACGACAACGTTTCAGCCAACTCCTGA
- the radA gene encoding DNA repair protein RadA translates to MAKIKTKFNCTECGYEAAKWYGKCPGCQAWNTMIEETESVIKTQGMNSPLFHSKEKALSIINIESSNEARVQTGIGELNRVLGGGIVPGSLILVGGDPGIGKSTLLLQTSHALAHSGLRVLYVSGEESVRQTKLRADRLGALSPELYVLCETNMDLVEEAINSIQPQFLVIDSIQTVYIPEVTSAPGSVAQVRECTARFMRVAKGLGIATVLVGHVTKEGAIAGPRLLEHMVDCVLYFEGERHHTYRLLRAVKNRFGSTNEIGIFEMNESGLVEVENPSELFLSERPLGVAGSTVVASMEGTRPVLVELQALISSTHFPSPRRMCTGVDHHRMGLIIAVLEKRMGMFLQNQDAYLNVAGGVKLDEPAVDLAIAVSIASSFRDIPTKPFDVMFGEVGLTGEVRAVSRAEQRVKEAEKLGFKRIIMPERSLKGWKHPKGIEIIGINTVADALAVALD, encoded by the coding sequence ATGGCTAAAATAAAAACAAAATTCAACTGTACCGAATGCGGCTATGAGGCTGCTAAATGGTATGGTAAATGTCCGGGTTGTCAGGCTTGGAATACGATGATCGAAGAAACAGAAAGCGTTATTAAAACACAGGGAATGAATTCTCCGCTGTTTCATAGTAAAGAAAAGGCGCTTTCGATCATAAATATAGAAAGTAGCAACGAAGCGCGTGTGCAGACAGGGATCGGTGAGTTGAACCGCGTACTAGGCGGAGGTATCGTTCCAGGGTCGCTGATTTTGGTTGGCGGGGATCCAGGTATCGGTAAGTCTACGCTGCTGCTGCAAACCTCTCATGCTTTAGCACATTCGGGTTTGCGCGTTCTCTATGTATCTGGGGAGGAATCAGTGCGCCAGACGAAGCTTCGCGCGGACCGTCTGGGGGCTCTATCTCCGGAGCTGTATGTATTGTGTGAGACCAATATGGATCTCGTTGAAGAAGCGATTAACAGCATTCAACCGCAGTTTCTTGTTATTGACTCCATCCAAACCGTCTATATTCCGGAAGTGACCAGTGCTCCCGGGAGCGTGGCTCAGGTTAGAGAATGTACGGCCCGTTTTATGCGCGTGGCCAAAGGGCTTGGCATTGCAACTGTGCTCGTAGGGCATGTTACGAAGGAAGGAGCCATTGCGGGCCCGAGACTGCTTGAACATATGGTTGACTGTGTATTGTATTTTGAAGGGGAACGGCATCATACCTACCGACTTTTACGGGCAGTGAAGAACCGCTTTGGGTCAACCAACGAAATCGGAATTTTCGAAATGAATGAATCCGGCCTTGTCGAAGTGGAGAATCCTTCGGAGTTATTTTTATCCGAACGTCCGCTGGGGGTTGCAGGTTCGACGGTTGTCGCCAGTATGGAAGGTACCCGGCCTGTCCTGGTTGAGCTTCAGGCATTGATTTCCTCCACACACTTCCCGTCTCCGCGGCGAATGTGCACAGGTGTGGACCATCACAGGATGGGACTTATTATTGCGGTGCTGGAGAAGCGGATGGGAATGTTCTTGCAAAATCAGGATGCTTACCTGAATGTGGCGGGTGGTGTGAAGCTGGATGAGCCGGCGGTTGATTTGGCGATTGCTGTCAGCATAGCCTCCAGCTTTCGAGATATTCCGACAAAGCCATTTGATGTGATGTTCGGGGAGGTAGGCCTGACCGGAGAGGTCAGAGCAGTTTCACGCGCAGAGCAGCGGGTGAAAGAAGCCGAGAAGCTCGGCTTTAAGCGGATTATCATGCCGGAGAGAAGCTTAAAAGGCTGGAAGCATCCCAAAGGAATTGAAATTATTGGTATCAATACCGTGGCAGATGCACTAGCGGTCGCGTTAGATTAG
- a CDS encoding protein arginine kinase: MPNLRFTEKALSEWMLGTGSDSDIVISSRVRIARNLQHLPFPLLATRQQSEEVLNLLAKVPEEQDIKSLGTFYTIELDEIEPIDKKVLVEKHLISPSLANESQNGAVMISEDESISIMINEEDHLRIQCLYPGFQVREAWEKATSIDDLFEAEVDYAFDDKRGYLTSCPTNVGTGLRASVMMHLPALVMTQQINRILSAVSQVGLTVRGIYGEGSEAVGNLFQISNQITLGQSENEIIDNLHSVVLQIIEHEKNARTRLMNDSRLRITDRIKRSYGILSYAEVMDSKEAGQRLSDVRLGVDLGIVEGPSIPVMNELNVMTQPGFLQKKFGHDMNSEERDIYRARLIRETLAKA; this comes from the coding sequence ATGCCCAATCTCCGGTTTACCGAGAAAGCGCTGAGTGAGTGGATGCTTGGTACGGGAAGCGATTCCGATATCGTCATCAGCAGCCGGGTACGCATAGCGCGGAACCTGCAGCACTTGCCGTTTCCCCTTTTGGCGACACGCCAGCAATCGGAGGAAGTGCTGAATCTTCTGGCCAAAGTGCCCGAGGAACAGGATATCAAGTCTTTAGGAACGTTCTACACCATCGAGCTGGATGAAATCGAGCCGATTGATAAAAAGGTTCTGGTAGAGAAGCATTTGATCAGTCCCAGCCTGGCGAATGAGTCTCAAAACGGGGCCGTGATGATCAGTGAAGACGAATCTATCAGTATCATGATTAACGAAGAGGACCATCTTCGCATTCAATGTCTGTATCCGGGTTTTCAGGTCCGTGAAGCGTGGGAAAAGGCGACATCCATCGACGATCTTTTTGAGGCCGAGGTGGATTATGCGTTTGACGACAAACGCGGATATCTAACCAGCTGTCCCACCAATGTAGGAACGGGGCTCCGGGCGTCTGTAATGATGCATCTTCCGGCTCTGGTGATGACACAGCAGATTAACCGGATTTTATCCGCTGTTTCCCAGGTTGGCCTAACCGTTAGAGGAATTTACGGGGAAGGCAGCGAAGCAGTAGGAAACCTGTTTCAGATCTCCAACCAGATTACGCTTGGGCAGAGTGAAAATGAGATCATAGATAATCTGCACAGCGTAGTACTGCAAATTATCGAGCACGAGAAGAATGCCCGTACCCGGCTTATGAATGATTCACGTCTCCGTATTACGGACCGGATCAAACGGTCTTACGGCATTTTGTCGTACGCAGAAGTGATGGATTCCAAGGAAGCTGGGCAAAGGCTGTCCGATGTACGTTTAGGCGTTGATCTCGGTATTGTGGAGGGACCTTCCATTCCGGTAATGAATGAGCTGAATGTGATGACACAGCCCGGTTTTTTGCAAAAAAAATTCGGTCATGACATGAACAGCGAGGAACGAGATATTTACCGGGCAAGGTTGATTCGTGAGACCCTGGCGAAAGCCTAA